In one window of Limnohabitans sp. MORI2 DNA:
- the lexA gene encoding transcriptional repressor LexA, translating to MIEMPKLTARQQQILELIQSAIANTGSPPTRAEIAAELGFKSANAAEEHLQALARKGAIELVSGTSRGIRLKGGNTRSYQDNTFSASPSGFSLPLVGRVAAGSPILAQEHVDQTYFVESSLFARKPDYLLRVRGMSMRDAGIMDGDLLAVQSTRDAKNGQIVVARLGEDVTVKRFRKTASHIELLAENPDFKTIVVEPGEPFEIEGLAVGLIRNTMMM from the coding sequence ATGATTGAAATGCCCAAACTCACCGCCCGTCAGCAACAGATTCTGGAACTCATCCAGTCTGCCATTGCCAACACCGGTTCGCCCCCCACCCGTGCTGAAATTGCCGCCGAGCTGGGTTTCAAGTCGGCTAACGCGGCCGAAGAACACTTACAAGCCTTGGCCCGCAAAGGTGCCATCGAGCTAGTCAGTGGCACTTCTCGTGGCATTCGCCTCAAAGGTGGCAACACACGCAGCTACCAAGACAACACTTTCAGCGCCTCGCCTTCTGGTTTTTCATTGCCCTTGGTGGGTCGCGTCGCGGCTGGCTCCCCCATCTTGGCACAAGAGCATGTCGATCAAACCTACTTTGTCGAAAGCAGCCTGTTTGCCCGCAAGCCTGACTACTTGCTGCGTGTGCGCGGCATGTCCATGCGCGACGCAGGCATCATGGATGGCGACTTGTTGGCCGTGCAATCCACCCGCGACGCCAAGAACGGCCAAATCGTGGTGGCACGTTTGGGCGAAGACGTGACCGTCAAGCGCTTTCGCAAAACCGCCAGCCACATTGAGCTGCTTGCCGAGAACCCCGACTTCAAAACGATTGTGGTCGAGCCTGGTGAGCCTTTTGAAATTGAGGGTTTGGCCGTTGGCCTCATCCGTAACACCATGATGATGTAA
- the lpxK gene encoding tetraacyldisaccharide 4'-kinase, whose amino-acid sequence MSHASNLGDTQTQGLKHKLTHALFQAWNAPSSWKNQPLGQFLSLLLRPVSWVFAGLVSVRRALYQHGFYSTHTLPVPVIVVGNVMVGGVGKTPITIAVVQHLKAQGWRVGVLSRGYGRKTSSTLAVTPSSNPDNVGDEPLLMARRCQVPVFVGVSRVDAGQALLSLHPDVQVLVCDDGLQHLALDRDLELCVFDERGVGNGHLLPAGPLREAWPRKPLRSASSGQEVPCLVVKRSGEAGPNEFAIERHLADHALQADGSQRSLSSWWDTPVQALAGIAKPEVFFAMLREQGLNVVHTQALADHANLQDLHIDATQGDVLCTEKDAVKLWARHPKAWAVPLQTTLPNALLAAIDQHLADAQRAKLSSPHGQQTA is encoded by the coding sequence ATGAGCCACGCAAGCAACTTGGGCGACACTCAGACACAGGGTCTGAAGCACAAGCTGACACACGCACTCTTCCAAGCTTGGAACGCGCCATCTAGCTGGAAAAATCAGCCCTTGGGTCAGTTTTTGTCCCTTCTGCTGCGCCCTGTCAGTTGGGTGTTTGCGGGCTTGGTGAGCGTTCGCCGCGCACTCTACCAACACGGTTTTTACAGCACACACACCTTGCCTGTGCCCGTCATCGTGGTGGGCAATGTGATGGTCGGCGGTGTGGGCAAAACGCCCATCACCATCGCGGTGGTTCAGCACTTGAAAGCACAAGGCTGGCGCGTGGGTGTGCTCTCGCGTGGCTACGGCCGCAAAACATCGAGCACCTTAGCCGTCACGCCGAGCAGTAACCCAGACAACGTGGGCGATGAACCTTTGCTGATGGCCCGTCGTTGCCAAGTGCCTGTGTTTGTGGGCGTCAGCCGCGTGGATGCAGGTCAAGCTCTGTTGTCATTGCACCCTGATGTGCAAGTGTTGGTGTGTGACGATGGCTTGCAGCACTTGGCGCTGGATCGCGACTTGGAGCTGTGTGTGTTTGACGAACGCGGCGTTGGTAACGGCCACTTGCTGCCCGCAGGCCCGTTGCGCGAGGCTTGGCCACGCAAGCCTTTGCGTTCGGCTTCATCAGGCCAAGAAGTGCCCTGTTTGGTGGTCAAGCGCTCAGGCGAGGCTGGACCGAACGAGTTTGCCATTGAACGGCACTTGGCTGACCATGCACTGCAAGCCGATGGCAGCCAGCGATCGCTCAGCAGCTGGTGGGATACCCCCGTGCAAGCCTTGGCCGGCATTGCCAAACCTGAGGTGTTTTTTGCCATGCTGCGCGAACAAGGGTTGAATGTGGTGCATACCCAGGCGCTTGCCGATCACGCCAATCTACAAGACCTACACATTGACGCAACACAAGGCGACGTGCTGTGCACCGAAAAAGACGCGGTCAAGCTCTGGGCGCGTCACCCCAAGGCATGGGCTGTCCCACTGCAAACCACCTTACCCAATGCGCTCTTGGCTGCGATTGACCAGCACCTCGCTGACGCACAACGCGCAAAGTTATCATCACCCCATGGACAACAAACTGCTTGA
- the adk gene encoding adenylate kinase codes for MRLILLGAPGAGKGTQATFICQKYGIPQISTGDMLRAAVKAGTPLGIEAKKVMDAGGLVSDDLIINLVKERIAQADCANGFLFDGFPRTIPQADAMKAAGVKLDYVLEIDVPFDAIIERMSGRRAHVASGRTYHVKFNPPKVEGKDDVTGEPLIQRDDDKEETVKKRLDVYSAQTRPLVDYYSGWAKADAAAAPKYRAISGTGTVEEIKERAFQALAA; via the coding sequence ATGAGACTCATTTTGTTGGGCGCCCCCGGTGCCGGTAAAGGCACACAGGCCACCTTCATTTGCCAAAAATACGGCATCCCTCAAATCTCCACCGGCGACATGTTGCGCGCCGCTGTGAAGGCCGGTACGCCGCTGGGCATCGAAGCCAAAAAAGTGATGGATGCCGGTGGTTTGGTGAGCGATGACCTCATCATCAACTTGGTCAAAGAACGCATCGCCCAAGCCGATTGCGCCAACGGTTTCTTGTTTGACGGTTTCCCTCGCACCATCCCTCAAGCCGACGCCATGAAAGCGGCTGGCGTGAAGCTGGACTACGTGCTCGAAATCGACGTGCCTTTTGACGCGATCATCGAACGCATGAGCGGCCGCCGCGCCCACGTGGCCAGCGGTCGCACTTACCACGTCAAGTTCAACCCACCCAAGGTGGAAGGCAAAGACGACGTGACCGGTGAGCCTCTGATTCAGCGCGACGACGACAAAGAAGAAACCGTCAAGAAGCGTCTGGATGTGTACAGCGCCCAAACCCGCCCCTTGGTGGACTACTACTCTGGCTGGGCCAAGGCCGACGCCGCTGCAGCCCCCAAGTACCGCGCCATCAGCGGCACAGGCACTGTGGAAGAAATCAAAGAACGCGCGTTCCAAGCCCTCGCCGCTTAA
- a CDS encoding asparaginase, producing the protein MNAKKTKKIVVLATGGTIAGLASDAQQPQNYTAGQVAVEDLLHGVQPSGFEVLSEQVAQIDSKDMSFAVWQSLLSRLAHWLAQDDVQGVVITHGTDTLEETAYFLQTVLHPAKPVALTCAMLPANAPDSDGPANLQDALAWVQKPAAKGVTVVCAGQVHAGDAVQKSHSHQRNPFTSQALGAHPQSLQVPTVAQVLACKAWPRVELVLNHAGADGRTVRALMAHDAPQGWVVAGTGNGTLHQDLQAALLEAQKQGAQVLRVSRCAWGGVQTRDADVFPHAGVLTAVQARVALLLNLIAQQA; encoded by the coding sequence ATGAATGCAAAAAAAACTAAAAAAATCGTTGTTTTAGCCACAGGCGGCACCATTGCGGGCTTGGCCAGCGATGCGCAACAGCCCCAAAACTACACGGCGGGCCAAGTGGCCGTGGAGGATTTGTTGCATGGTGTACAACCCAGCGGCTTTGAGGTACTGAGCGAGCAGGTGGCCCAAATCGACAGCAAAGACATGTCGTTTGCAGTGTGGCAAAGCTTGCTTAGCCGCTTGGCGCACTGGTTGGCGCAAGACGATGTGCAGGGCGTTGTCATTACCCACGGCACCGATACGCTGGAAGAAACTGCGTATTTTTTGCAAACGGTGTTGCACCCCGCTAAGCCAGTGGCACTGACCTGCGCCATGCTGCCCGCCAATGCCCCCGACAGCGATGGCCCTGCCAACTTGCAAGACGCATTGGCGTGGGTGCAAAAGCCAGCAGCCAAAGGTGTGACCGTGGTGTGTGCAGGCCAAGTGCATGCGGGCGATGCAGTGCAAAAAAGCCATAGCCATCAGCGCAACCCATTCACCTCACAAGCGTTGGGTGCCCATCCGCAATCTTTGCAAGTGCCAACCGTGGCTCAGGTGTTAGCCTGCAAAGCTTGGCCGCGCGTGGAGTTGGTGCTCAACCATGCAGGTGCCGATGGTCGTACGGTGCGTGCCTTGATGGCCCACGATGCACCTCAAGGTTGGGTCGTGGCTGGCACTGGCAATGGCACTTTGCACCAAGATCTGCAAGCCGCATTGCTAGAGGCGCAAAAGCAGGGCGCACAAGTGCTGCGTGTCTCGCGCTGCGCCTGGGGTGGCGTGCAAACGCGTGATGCCGATGTATTTCCCCATGCAGGGGTGCTGACCGCTGTGCAAGCGCGTGTGGCGTTGCTGTTGAACCTCATTGCTCAGCAAGCTTAA
- a CDS encoding Trm112 family protein → MDNKLLELLVCPVTKGPLEFKRDTQELVSRSARLAYPIRDGIPVLLENEARPLTDAELEAA, encoded by the coding sequence ATGGACAACAAACTGCTTGAACTCTTGGTCTGCCCCGTGACCAAAGGCCCCTTGGAATTCAAACGCGACACGCAAGAACTCGTCTCGCGCAGTGCCCGCTTGGCTTACCCCATTCGCGATGGCATTCCTGTGTTGCTTGAAAACGAAGCGCGCCCCCTGACCGACGCAGAGTTGGAAGCCGCCTGA
- the kdsB gene encoding 3-deoxy-manno-octulosonate cytidylyltransferase has product MAFTVLIPARMASSRLPDKPLADIAGLPMVVRVAQRSKLSAASRVVVAADDARIVAACQAHGIDAVLTRTDHPSGSDRLAEACDALKLQDTDVVVNVQGDEPLIDPASIDAAAQLLQARTDCSMSTLAHAIDNVQDFANPNVVKVVLDARNTALYFSRAPIAWWRDGFANGGLNGGITALPNPAPLRHVGLYGYRVGFLREFPKLAQAPIEVTESLEQLRAMWHGHRIAVHITDHSPGPGVDTPEDLARVRALLSAAA; this is encoded by the coding sequence ATGGCGTTCACCGTTCTCATTCCGGCGCGTATGGCGTCAAGCCGCCTGCCTGATAAGCCCTTGGCCGACATCGCAGGCTTGCCCATGGTCGTACGCGTAGCGCAGCGCTCCAAACTCTCTGCCGCCTCGCGTGTGGTGGTGGCTGCTGACGATGCACGCATCGTGGCTGCTTGCCAAGCCCATGGCATTGATGCCGTGCTCACCCGCACCGACCACCCTTCTGGCAGCGACCGTTTGGCCGAAGCCTGCGATGCGTTGAAGCTGCAAGACACCGATGTGGTGGTGAATGTGCAAGGCGACGAACCCCTGATTGACCCCGCTTCGATTGACGCTGCCGCCCAACTGCTGCAAGCACGCACCGATTGCAGCATGAGCACCCTCGCCCATGCGATTGACAACGTGCAAGACTTTGCCAACCCTAATGTGGTGAAGGTGGTGCTCGATGCCCGCAACACCGCGCTGTACTTCAGCCGCGCCCCCATTGCTTGGTGGCGCGATGGCTTTGCAAACGGTGGCTTGAACGGCGGCATCACTGCCCTGCCCAACCCCGCGCCGTTGCGCCATGTGGGTTTGTACGGTTACCGTGTCGGCTTTTTGCGCGAGTTCCCAAAACTGGCGCAAGCACCGATTGAGGTGACTGAGTCGCTTGAACAACTGCGTGCCATGTGGCACGGCCACCGCATTGCTGTGCACATCACCGACCATTCGCCAGGCCCCGGCGTGGACACGCCCGAAGACTTGGCGCGCGTTCGTGCGCTGCTGAGCGCCGCCGCGTAA